The DNA sequence CAGAATAGGTTTTATATTGTAAAAAAGTGATTTACAAGACAACCAAAGATGTAACTATTCCCGAAAGCCCAACAACATGCGAAAAAGACTTGATTAAATACAAAAGAATGAAAAGCAGAACCAGAAGAATCCACAAATGattatctagaaaaaaaaattcataaattgGAAAAGAGAATGCAACAAGATCACGAGGAGTACCTTTTAGATGCGTAAAACTTTCAAGTAAAGGATCTAGCTGCTTCTTTATTACACGATAAACAGGGCCAGGGCAGGACAGAGAGCTATGAAATAACTGCTGACACTCCATCTTTTGCCATGGAAGGAAGCCGGGCAATACTTTCCCTTCCAATTGTTCTAAAGCCTTTGCTGCCTCCAAGTGTAATCTTCCGTCAAATGTTATCAAAGCTCTCATGAAATGACTCTTTGGTTCAGGTTGGAAAACCTGAACAGTGCAGCTACTATGGGAGTACCGTTTAGGCATATAGGGTGATATTTCCTTTAGCAGTGCTTCTTCACATGCACCACATGGCGGATTTTCTACAGCATCCCCTCTCACCAGAAAAAAATCCAGGATTGTCCTACTAGTAGCAGTCCTTAACACATCAAGGATTTCTTTCTCAGAAAGATCTCTGTTTAGTCCACTAATCACAACAGAGTCCATGTATCTTTTGCTAGGCTGACAACGAATATTTCTTCCTAAAACTACAAGGTTAGAAAAATCAGCAAGCATGGGGTAAATATCATCCATGTCACATTTAACAATTGCAAACCCGTGGCTTTGCCTGCGAGGCCATAAAATTTTAGCTCTAACAGCAAGGAGTGGATAGACCTTATGATCACCTCCAACCTGTGAAGGAACAACCTTCAGTATAGAACCATTAAACTCAGAATCATTTAATTCAACAGCTTTCTGAGCAGCATCAGGAGTAAAAAATGTCAACCTGGCCCCCTTTCCTTTGTCAACATTTTCCTGCCCAGTGCCGGGGAACTTATGATGACCACAGATACTACCAGAGGCAGACTCTTCAAGCTCAGTAAGAAACTCCTTATCATCCATGTCATCCAGTTTTGAATGAAATACATCAACAGTCAAACACCTTTTATGAAGCTCCAGATGCTTGATCTCTGCACCAGCCCCAAACAATGCTACAGGAGGCAAGCCACCAGAACCATGATACAAGCATTTCTCCAAGCATTCATTACGCAGCCATCTTTTTTCACACTCCAATGCATCGGATACAAGGTTTATAACCCTATCCATGTTATGTGGGGTAGCAAACACCATAATCTCATTCTGATAATAATCGACTTTAATGCTGATAAGTTCGTCATTGCAAATTGTCCTGACGCGAGATACAAGATGAAGCAGATAACTGTTGCCCTTCCCACAAAATCTTTTAAGCAAACAACTGCCAAAACCAGTCAACACTTTCAGTTGCAACTTTCGACCTTCCATCTTGGACACATCAAACACAGGAGGGGGATCAAGGGTAGACAAAGAGTTAAAATCAATGGTAGTGACGCAGGCCAAATACTGATTAGAACTTGAGAGGAGTTCACCAAAAACAACCCAACTAGGTTTCTGGCCGAATACCAGTAATGAACAAGAAGGGTGCAGCCGAACATGCTGCCCAGTTAATGCCACCTCATAACCAACTTGATCATATCCTGAGAACATTGCTACATTTTCTGCCAGGGAAGAAAGTATAACCTTTTTCAAGTATATATCACAATCAGTTGAAACATGCGCATTCCAACGCCAGCTACAAGGAATTATCCTATTGAGCTCATGTTTAAGGCAAGACTCCAATTCCAATACAGTGTCCTGGCATCTCCTCATAGTTTTGGCATTGATGCTGTTTTCCCAACACCATGTGTTTCTCCTCTCTCGAGGCAGAGCTTCCCATATCTTGTACACTGATAGAAGGGTAAAGAGGTCACCATCACGATGGCAAAATTGCACCTTGAAGCAGTCTGACCTAAGTTTCTCCTCGTCATTACCAACTCTGCAAAATATGCTACTTGCATTTGCCATTACAGCCGCAAGAACAAGGCCCTCCTTACGCAAGTTATGGTGATAGCAGCCAAGAATTAATTTACCAAGCCTAGGCTCAACCCCCAATTTAACCAAGTCGCGACCCTCTTGAGTTAGTTCATAGACATCATTGTTTTGCTTAACAGCTCCTAACTGAACAAGATTCCTCATTGCCATGTCTATAGCTTCAGAACAAGGTGCATCAATGAATTCAAACTCTTTTAAATTCTTGACACCCAAAGCCAGAATCCTCAGAACTGCTACACCAAGATGAACTCTACGGATCTCGGGCTCCTGACATGGAGGCATCGCCTGAAAATCATATTCTGAGTAGAGTCTATAACATATTCCAGGTTCCGTTCTTCCAGCACGCCCAGTTCTTTGCTTAGCAGAACTCTGGCTGATCCTGCAAACTCTGAGAACATTCATACCACTTCCAGGTTCAAATTTGCTTTCTTTGACCATGCCAGAATCGATCACATACTTTACCCCAGGAATTGTCAGGGATGTCTCCGCCAGATTTGTGGcgaatataatttttctttttccaggGTGATTTTGAAAAACATTAGATTGTTCTTCAAAAGAAAGTTTCCCATGCAATGGCAATGCAATTGTACCAGGTGTTATAAACTTCTCACAGACCCATTCGACTTCCATCTGAGAAGTCAAAAATGCAAGAATTGTCCCTTGTTTCTCATTCTTGTGGATCTCTCTTGCTACCCTCATCACATCAGAAACATAAGAAGCAACATTACTGGCAGTTCCGTCAGTGAAAGAGGGAGCATATTTTACATCAACTGGAAAGTTCCTCCCCACTACATGAAAGATTTTACAGTTGAAAAAATAATGTGAAAGCACTTCTGCATCAGCTGTTGCAGACATTATTATAAGCCTTAACTGATGCCTTCGACCCAGTAAATCTTTGATCAATGCTAAAAGGAGATC is a window from the Rosa chinensis cultivar Old Blush chromosome 2, RchiOBHm-V2, whole genome shotgun sequence genome containing:
- the LOC112187705 gene encoding ATP-dependent RNA helicase DEAH12, chloroplastic translates to MRGSKPAGMSEQRRFYPQPGSHPRAAVPRRPLPRIQRPNFIVYLLSDKRDLRRPDIEAVINQCRAKPENFRVSPENNTVASMFYAQWYDALEAMVWLWESRLDRVHNFMPKLDANDSVSTPSDSVELEDRLRALFAGRIKQLIDGDEVKKCEAKRQILAREYDRVRKLAKRPQRNWEDLPEKEKRCRVELELVESRIREFRSAMNCLLAHVEGKELEEYGEEGLKLFKFGEIRPWSRIQRLMVRECRRLDEGLPIYAHRQQILEQITNQQVMVLIGETGSGKSTQLVQFLADSGIAADKSIVCTQPRKIAANSLAKRVKEESSGCFYGESTVTSYQTSSGQQLTSKVTYMTDHCLLQYYMKDRNMTMISCIIVDEAHERTLSTDLLLALIKDLLGRRHQLRLIIMSATADAEVLSHYFFNCKIFHVVGRNFPVDVKYAPSFTDGTASNVASYVSDVMRVAREIHKNEKQGTILAFLTSQMEVEWVCEKFITPGTIALPLHGKLSFEEQSNVFQNHPGKRKIIFATNLAETSLTIPGVKYVIDSGMVKESKFEPGSGMNVLRVCRISQSSAKQRTGRAGRTEPGICYRLYSEYDFQAMPPCQEPEIRRVHLGVAVLRILALGVKNLKEFEFIDAPCSEAIDMAMRNLVQLGAVKQNNDVYELTQEGRDLVKLGVEPRLGKLILGCYHHNLRKEGLVLAAVMANASSIFCRVGNDEEKLRSDCFKVQFCHRDGDLFTLLSVYKIWEALPRERRNTWCWENSINAKTMRRCQDTVLELESCLKHELNRIIPCSWRWNAHVSTDCDIYLKKVILSSLAENVAMFSGYDQVGYEVALTGQHVRLHPSCSLLVFGQKPSWVVFGELLSSSNQYLACVTTIDFNSLSTLDPPPVFDVSKMEGRKLQLKVLTGFGSCLLKRFCGKGNSYLLHLVSRVRTICNDELISIKVDYYQNEIMVFATPHNMDRVINLVSDALECEKRWLRNECLEKCLYHGSGGLPPVALFGAGAEIKHLELHKRCLTVDVFHSKLDDMDDKEFLTELEESASGSICGHHKFPGTGQENVDKGKGARLTFFTPDAAQKAVELNDSEFNGSILKVVPSQVGGDHKVYPLLAVRAKILWPRRQSHGFAIVKCDMDDIYPMLADFSNLVVLGRNIRCQPSKRYMDSVVISGLNRDLSEKEILDVLRTATSRTILDFFLVRGDAVENPPCGACEEALLKEISPYMPKRYSHSSCTVQVFQPEPKSHFMRALITFDGRLHLEAAKALEQLEGKVLPGFLPWQKMECQQLFHSSLSCPGPVYRVIKKQLDPLLESFTHLKGVECNLEEYPNGSCRVKISANATKTIADLRRRVEELVRGKTIDHPSLTATVLQLLFSRDGTSLMNSLQRETGTYIIFDRHKLNVQVFGEAHKVDMVKQKLVESLLNLHESKVLEIRLQGNALPPELMKEVVRRFGPDLRGLKEKVPGADFTLNVRRQSILIHGSKELKQKVEEIIDETAHMAGSLTKRINREADCPICLCDVEDGYRLEDCGHLFCRSCLVEQCESAINNHDSFPLCCTHEGCRSPILITDLRSLLSIEKLEDLFRASVGSYVASSCGTYRFCPSPDCASVYQVAAPGTEGEPFVCGACYAETCTMCHLEHHPYMSCKQYKNFKEDPDSSLKEWCKGKEHVKSCPVCRYTIEKIDGCNHIECRCGKHICWVCLAYYGSSDECYGHLRSVHLAII